The following are from one region of the Natronosporangium hydrolyticum genome:
- a CDS encoding type II toxin-antitoxin system Phd/YefM family antitoxin, translating into MAAELTQRDLRARSGQIMDAVAHGETFIVTRNGTPIGELIPLRRNRVVTREHFAGVSANAPVMDAARFRADLDSALDDTFQDPYDS; encoded by the coding sequence CACGCAACGGGACCTCCGGGCGAGGTCGGGGCAGATCATGGACGCCGTCGCACACGGCGAGACGTTCATCGTCACCCGTAACGGCACGCCGATCGGGGAGCTGATCCCCCTGCGCCGAAACCGTGTCGTCACCCGTGAGCACTTCGCGGGTGTCTCGGCGAACGCGCCCGTCATGGACGCGGCAAGATTCCGCGCCGATCTTGACAGTGCCCTGGACGATACGTTCCAGGACCCCTATGACTCCTGA
- a CDS encoding type II toxin-antitoxin system VapC family toxin: MHGLLDTNILILRRRIDHARLPETMSISAVTLAELSAGPHHTADPVERARRMDVLQRAESEFDPLPFDAEAARAFGTVAASVLAAGRKPRARTADLMIASVAIANRLPIYTTNPDDFAGLDALLTVVAVPLSG; this comes from the coding sequence GTGCACGGTCTGCTCGACACGAACATCCTTATTCTGCGCCGCCGGATCGACCATGCCAGGCTCCCGGAAACGATGTCGATCAGCGCGGTCACGCTGGCAGAGCTGTCGGCGGGCCCGCACCACACCGCTGACCCGGTGGAGCGGGCCCGCCGCATGGACGTGCTCCAGCGGGCCGAGTCGGAGTTTGATCCGCTACCGTTCGACGCCGAGGCGGCACGCGCGTTCGGCACGGTCGCCGCGTCCGTCCTGGCAGCCGGCCGCAAGCCCAGGGCGCGCACGGCTGACCTCATGATCGCCAGCGTGGCCATAGCCAACCGCCTGCCGATCTACACCACGAACCCCGATGACTTCGCCGGTCTCGACGCGTTGCTGACGGTCGTGGCGGTGCCGTTGTCGGGCTGA
- a CDS encoding YbjN domain-containing protein — MALHEVEEALAAAQDLPEGDGKVAELERLVAHADAAEDLRLAFEARISLIEAYWNATDSWRLVPTFHWCLRTVDREPALFTAEDTERLLFLYGWAVSTATNTPRIPLADIDALLDDMERRFRAAGHSLRHVYTLRCFAVDMTRGEQQARPWFDRWRTAKRGRVGEPPGYDLNLQGALLAGWEDDTAAIPLLERVLAEGLLGGEPELPLSQLMLPYLRQGRLAEAGRAHVRTYSAQRGRAVRFHHVSDHLDFCALSGHLERGLDILVDVLPDLEKQPADDWTAMWVAASGALVCRLATDAGMGERSIAPPSDGHDPAAPGTVAALGDRLAATALAVAARFDERDGSDHNTVDVKRHLARQPLTEPFPLPGSASAAAGAEPGITSPGDGAQLDQLGPLTTEAITAVLDERGDSYRVEASGAVTGQWTSAFVQLERVGEDQTILHARVMASRTLTVDRLAEAYEFCNSWNRDTLLPKAYAHDTGDGTLILVGETNIDLAAGVSHRQLTLLVSAAIDVGGQFAAAAEQLP, encoded by the coding sequence ATGGCGCTGCACGAGGTCGAGGAGGCGCTCGCCGCCGCGCAGGACCTGCCCGAGGGGGACGGGAAGGTCGCCGAGTTGGAGCGGCTGGTCGCTCACGCGGACGCCGCCGAGGATCTACGGCTCGCTTTCGAGGCGCGGATCTCGCTGATCGAAGCGTACTGGAACGCCACCGACTCGTGGCGGCTCGTTCCCACCTTCCACTGGTGTCTGCGCACTGTCGACCGTGAGCCGGCACTGTTTACGGCGGAGGACACCGAGCGGCTGCTGTTCCTCTACGGCTGGGCGGTCTCGACGGCGACCAACACCCCGCGGATCCCACTGGCAGACATCGACGCACTGCTCGACGACATGGAGCGCCGGTTCCGGGCCGCCGGCCACAGCCTGCGACACGTCTACACTCTCCGGTGTTTCGCCGTCGACATGACCCGTGGTGAGCAGCAGGCCCGCCCGTGGTTCGACCGGTGGCGCACCGCGAAACGTGGCAGGGTCGGCGAACCACCCGGCTACGACCTGAACCTGCAGGGTGCGCTCCTAGCCGGCTGGGAGGACGACACCGCCGCGATCCCGTTGCTGGAGCGGGTGCTGGCAGAGGGGCTACTCGGCGGCGAGCCGGAGTTGCCGTTGAGCCAACTGATGCTGCCCTACCTGCGGCAGGGGCGACTTGCGGAGGCGGGGCGGGCGCACGTGCGCACCTACTCCGCGCAGCGGGGCCGGGCGGTCCGCTTCCACCACGTCAGCGACCACCTCGACTTCTGCGCGCTCTCCGGTCACCTGGAGCGGGGCCTCGACATCCTCGTCGATGTGCTGCCCGACTTGGAGAAGCAGCCCGCCGATGACTGGACCGCGATGTGGGTCGCCGCCTCCGGGGCGCTGGTGTGCCGGCTGGCCACCGATGCCGGCATGGGCGAGCGCAGCATTGCCCCGCCCAGTGACGGGCATGACCCGGCTGCCCCCGGCACCGTCGCGGCGCTCGGCGACCGGCTCGCTGCCACCGCCCTGGCGGTCGCCGCGCGGTTCGACGAGCGCGACGGCAGCGACCACAACACGGTCGACGTCAAGCGACATCTGGCCAGGCAACCGTTGACGGAGCCGTTTCCGCTGCCCGGCTCGGCGTCCGCAGCCGCGGGTGCCGAGCCGGGCATCACGAGCCCGGGCGACGGGGCCCAGCTCGACCAGCTGGGGCCGCTGACCACCGAAGCGATCACCGCGGTGCTGGACGAGCGGGGCGACAGCTACCGGGTCGAGGCAAGCGGCGCCGTCACCGGCCAGTGGACCTCGGCGTTTGTGCAGCTCGAGCGGGTCGGTGAGGATCAGACCATCCTGCATGCCCGGGTCATGGCCAGCCGCACCCTGACCGTGGACCGGCTGGCCGAGGCGTACGAGTTCTGCAATTCCTGGAACCGCGACACCCTGCTGCCGAAGGCTTATGCGCACGACACTGGCGACGGGACGCTGATCCTGGTCGGGGAAACCAACATTGACCTCGCCGCGGGGGTGAGCCACCGGCAGCTGACTCTGCTGGTCTCAGCGGCGATCGACGTCGGTGGCCAGTTCGCGGCGGCGGCGGAGCAGCTGCCGTGA
- a CDS encoding HSP90 family protein, whose amino-acid sequence MTGGQHFQVNLRGIVDLFSQHLYTSPRVFARELVQNATDAIAARRALTAADPGADGAVTAGAGEIRIEPLPDGGVRVSDDGIGLTESEVHTFLASVGSTTKRDELGFARQDFLGQFGIGLLSCFMVSDLIEVVSRSAKGGPAVRWVGRADGTYHTEVDDAARAAIGTTVTLRPRPDSAHWLAPEQLSELVHHYAHLLPVPITLATEDGPVALTDPAPAWAIERSDPNHRRQQLLDYAEELFGVRPMDLLDLRVPEAGLTGVGFILPSPSTAGQRGGHRVYLKRMLLTEDADRLLPEWAFFVRCVVDTSLLRPTASREALYEDDLLSAVRQSLGEQIQQWLRELSVHHPARLAEFLRVHHLGVKALARHDDEMLRLVDAWLPYETSRGPMPLRDFRQGASTIVYTETVDEFRGLATIASAAGAAIVNGGYAYDTEILQRLPRLDPSLRVRRLDPSELAATLEPLPEPQLAALAGFLDTARHVLAELGCVPQVRQFHPINVPALYVVSQAAREQDLRQRNQADADDLWSSIFAGFGEPETDDRPELVFNWRHPLIRRIATEPPGPTLRHAVEALYGQALLAGHHPLRAVDGAALNRSFLGLLERAFASD is encoded by the coding sequence GTGACGGGAGGGCAACACTTCCAGGTAAACCTGCGCGGCATCGTCGACCTGTTCAGCCAACATCTCTACACCAGCCCGCGGGTGTTCGCCCGGGAGTTGGTGCAGAACGCCACGGACGCGATCGCGGCACGGCGGGCGCTCACCGCCGCCGATCCGGGTGCCGACGGTGCGGTCACCGCCGGTGCCGGAGAGATCCGGATCGAGCCGCTGCCCGACGGCGGGGTGCGGGTGTCCGACGACGGGATCGGGCTCACCGAGTCCGAGGTGCACACCTTCCTGGCCAGTGTCGGGAGCACGACCAAGCGCGACGAACTCGGGTTCGCCCGGCAGGATTTCCTCGGCCAGTTCGGCATCGGGCTGCTGTCGTGTTTCATGGTCTCGGACCTGATCGAGGTGGTCTCCCGCTCCGCCAAGGGTGGTCCGGCGGTGCGCTGGGTGGGCCGGGCCGACGGCACCTACCATACCGAGGTCGACGACGCGGCCCGGGCAGCGATCGGCACCACGGTGACCCTCCGGCCCCGGCCGGACTCGGCGCACTGGCTGGCGCCGGAGCAGCTGAGTGAGCTGGTCCACCACTACGCTCATCTGTTGCCGGTCCCGATCACGCTGGCCACCGAGGATGGTCCGGTCGCCCTGACCGATCCGGCCCCGGCGTGGGCGATCGAACGATCGGACCCGAACCATCGGCGCCAGCAGTTGTTGGACTACGCCGAAGAGCTGTTCGGTGTCCGGCCGATGGACCTGCTCGACCTGCGGGTGCCGGAAGCGGGTTTGACCGGCGTCGGCTTCATCCTCCCCTCGCCTTCGACCGCCGGCCAACGGGGCGGCCACCGGGTCTACCTGAAGCGGATGCTGCTCACCGAGGACGCCGACCGGCTGCTGCCAGAGTGGGCCTTCTTCGTACGTTGCGTGGTCGACACCAGCCTGCTGCGCCCTACCGCCAGCCGGGAGGCGCTGTACGAGGACGACCTGCTCAGCGCCGTGCGCCAGAGCCTCGGCGAGCAGATCCAACAATGGCTGCGGGAGCTGTCGGTCCACCATCCGGCCCGGCTCGCCGAGTTTCTGCGGGTGCACCACCTGGGAGTCAAGGCGCTGGCCCGCCACGACGACGAGATGCTGCGGCTGGTGGACGCCTGGCTGCCGTACGAGACCAGCCGGGGCCCGATGCCGCTGCGCGACTTCCGGCAGGGTGCTTCGACCATCGTGTACACCGAGACCGTGGATGAGTTCCGCGGCCTGGCGACGATCGCCAGCGCCGCCGGCGCCGCGATCGTCAACGGTGGCTACGCCTACGACACCGAGATCCTGCAGCGGCTGCCCCGGCTGGACCCGTCCCTGCGGGTACGTCGGCTGGACCCGAGCGAGCTTGCGGCCACACTGGAGCCGCTGCCCGAGCCGCAGCTCGCCGCGCTCGCCGGTTTCCTGGACACCGCCCGCCACGTGCTCGCCGAGCTAGGCTGTGTCCCGCAGGTCCGCCAGTTCCACCCGATCAACGTCCCCGCGTTGTACGTAGTGAGTCAGGCCGCGCGGGAGCAGGACCTGCGCCAGCGCAATCAGGCCGACGCCGACGACCTGTGGTCGAGCATCTTCGCCGGGTTCGGGGAGCCGGAGACCGATGACCGGCCGGAGCTGGTCTTCAACTGGCGGCATCCGCTGATCCGGCGGATCGCCACCGAACCACCCGGACCTACCCTCCGGCACGCGGTCGAGGCGCTCTACGGGCAGGCGTTGTTGGCTGGGCACCACCCGCTGCGCGCGGTCGACGGTGCGGCCCTGAACCGTTCCTTTCTCGGCCTGCTGGAGCGCGCCTTCGCCAGCGACTAG
- a CDS encoding TetR/AcrR family transcriptional regulator, which yields MASCEQCGAPLTTASRGRRRHYCSRSCQARAYRARAKTRGAAHDEVTTELTAPDPAATGRSAARAGASRGESASATEGLSVPRIVAVAIRLADAHGLDGLAMRQVAAELGVATMSLYHHVRGKDELVELMVEAVFRDGADSPAAARSGSDGADPAPGAWRAGLESWARREWDLLGRHPWVLRAVTGYPPVLPPGVLADVGRLLTALVDAGLDPVTAHQAFQSASGLAEGLALLRAGIAEADRRGLTAGWRAVELPALLAQLDPETRPVQAALVGSMDATMDVEQMFEFGLARLLDGIEQFVESDGGGPAEPTATPRRSAT from the coding sequence GTGGCGTCATGCGAGCAGTGCGGGGCTCCGCTGACCACCGCTTCCCGCGGCCGCCGGCGACACTACTGTTCCCGTTCCTGCCAGGCCCGCGCCTACCGCGCCCGCGCCAAGACCCGCGGCGCGGCCCACGACGAGGTGACCACCGAGCTCACCGCGCCGGACCCTGCCGCCACCGGCCGATCCGCGGCCCGGGCGGGCGCATCCCGCGGGGAGTCGGCATCGGCCACCGAAGGGCTCTCCGTGCCGCGCATCGTCGCCGTCGCGATCCGCCTCGCCGACGCCCACGGTCTGGATGGGCTGGCGATGCGACAGGTGGCGGCCGAGCTGGGTGTGGCCACAATGTCTCTTTACCACCACGTCCGCGGCAAGGACGAGCTGGTCGAGCTGATGGTGGAGGCGGTGTTTCGCGATGGCGCGGACTCCCCCGCAGCGGCGCGTTCGGGAAGCGACGGCGCGGACCCGGCACCGGGCGCCTGGCGCGCCGGCCTAGAGAGCTGGGCGCGTCGCGAGTGGGATCTGTTGGGCCGCCACCCCTGGGTCCTGCGGGCCGTCACCGGGTATCCCCCGGTGCTCCCACCGGGAGTGCTTGCCGACGTGGGGCGGCTCCTCACCGCGCTCGTCGACGCGGGGCTGGACCCGGTCACGGCGCACCAGGCGTTCCAGAGCGCCAGCGGGTTGGCCGAAGGTCTGGCCCTGCTGCGGGCCGGCATCGCGGAGGCGGATCGGCGCGGCCTGACCGCCGGGTGGCGGGCGGTGGAACTCCCTGCCCTCCTGGCACAGCTCGACCCCGAGACCCGCCCGGTGCAGGCCGCGCTGGTGGGCTCAATGGACGCCACGATGGACGTGGAGCAGATGTTCGAGTTCGGCCTGGCGCGGCTGCTGGACGGTATCGAGCAGTTCGTCGAGTCCGACGGTGGCGGGCCAGCTGAGCCGACAGCCACCCCGCGCCGGTCAGCGACCTAG
- a CDS encoding FAD-dependent monooxygenase, producing the protein MNERRATRVLISGGGVAGPALAYWLQRYGFEPTIVERAAGLRTEGQRIELAEAGQEVLRRMGLLEQARAAGGPQPQSTIYLGATDRPVRVPAVGVGASSASDRTGRLAIKRSRLGELLYEHVRDQVPYLFADSIRAIRQEPDGVQVDFEGGGSRQVDLVVGADGLYSTVRRLVFGEHERFLRYLDADQAYFTTDNYLGWRDVSRFHLWPHRGAAITTFPGNEQLEGTFLLRSTEPAGIRKLSVAEQRVRIEHAFATDGWLVPSLLRAMRSADDFHLLPCLQVRMGCWHDRRIALVGDAAHCPDPMSGQGAGLALAGAYLLAGELKTAGGDPAVAFPAYEQRMRDFATGNQDLGEFDIAMAAPGAGRAGVWLREQSLRALFPLLDLGLRLKLRPWWLTATAPVTLPHYDQ; encoded by the coding sequence ATGAACGAGCGGCGCGCCACCCGGGTCCTTATCTCCGGCGGCGGGGTCGCCGGACCGGCGCTCGCGTACTGGCTACAGCGGTACGGCTTCGAGCCGACCATTGTGGAGCGTGCTGCTGGCCTGCGTACCGAGGGGCAGCGGATCGAGCTTGCCGAGGCCGGCCAGGAGGTGCTGCGCCGGATGGGCCTGCTGGAGCAGGCACGCGCCGCGGGCGGGCCGCAGCCGCAGTCCACCATCTACCTTGGGGCCACCGACCGGCCGGTGCGCGTCCCGGCCGTCGGTGTGGGCGCCAGCAGCGCGTCCGACCGGACCGGCCGGCTGGCCATCAAACGCAGCCGGCTCGGCGAACTCCTCTACGAGCACGTCCGCGACCAGGTCCCCTACCTGTTCGCCGACTCCATCCGAGCGATCCGGCAGGAGCCGGACGGAGTGCAGGTCGACTTCGAAGGCGGCGGGTCCCGGCAGGTTGATCTGGTGGTCGGAGCCGACGGGCTCTACTCCACTGTGCGGCGGCTCGTCTTCGGCGAGCACGAACGTTTCCTGCGTTACCTCGACGCCGACCAGGCCTACTTCACCACCGACAACTACCTGGGCTGGCGGGACGTGTCCCGCTTCCACCTCTGGCCGCATCGGGGCGCGGCCATCACCACGTTCCCCGGCAACGAGCAACTTGAGGGGACGTTCCTGCTCCGCAGCACCGAGCCGGCCGGGATCCGGAAGCTGAGCGTCGCGGAGCAGCGGGTGCGGATCGAGCACGCCTTCGCCACCGACGGCTGGCTGGTGCCCAGCCTGCTGCGGGCGATGCGCTCGGCCGACGACTTCCACCTGCTGCCCTGCCTGCAGGTACGGATGGGCTGCTGGCACGACCGGCGGATTGCGCTGGTGGGGGACGCCGCCCACTGCCCCGACCCGATGTCCGGCCAAGGCGCCGGCCTCGCCCTGGCCGGCGCCTACCTCCTCGCCGGTGAACTGAAAACGGCCGGCGGGGACCCGGCCGTGGCCTTCCCCGCCTACGAGCAGCGAATGCGTGACTTCGCCACGGGCAACCAGGACCTCGGCGAGTTCGACATCGCGATGGCGGCGCCCGGGGCCGGCCGGGCCGGCGTGTGGCTGCGGGAGCAGTCGCTGCGGGCGCTGTTTCCGCTGCTGGATCTGGGGCTGCGGCTGAAGCTGCGGCCCTGGTGGCTCACCGCCACCGCACCGGTCACCCTGCCGCACTACGACCAGTAG
- a CDS encoding endonuclease domain-containing protein produces the protein MVLSLAEIPTDQVVWIKDLYPDDVDRAVATAPPDAPAVIVQRPTGPWRQRMIVAGSLDNMEVVAGQLFPAWLPAAEGITTSAGAAPAAVRAVAIEHAASTSQYGPFLADLAAGALARSVAYTGRHHPEVRALGLARVLAASFGRSTCALLLRPPHDLDEGGSLALTRAAQWLVDHGRLAVWICGGALPAVEHPPEAVVAQPVGNASAKVGRPRPRSLVGKPHPTSRAEVALETALAGRSWAAGRAWNQTVRPGPLINPVRVDLLWQRERCIVEIDGDDHRTVGKYTEDRTRDVMLQLNGYAVLRFTNSQVLDDIESVLAILQQFLATRRRAGKGN, from the coding sequence TTGGTCCTTTCGCTCGCGGAGATCCCGACTGACCAAGTGGTGTGGATCAAGGACCTTTATCCGGATGACGTGGACCGCGCTGTCGCGACCGCGCCACCCGACGCGCCCGCGGTGATCGTCCAACGGCCGACCGGACCTTGGCGCCAGCGCATGATCGTCGCCGGCAGCCTGGACAACATGGAAGTGGTCGCCGGTCAGCTGTTTCCCGCCTGGCTCCCGGCAGCCGAGGGCATCACGACATCGGCCGGCGCCGCACCAGCCGCCGTCCGGGCGGTCGCCATCGAGCACGCGGCCAGCACCTCCCAGTATGGTCCTTTCCTGGCCGACCTGGCGGCCGGTGCACTGGCCCGGTCGGTGGCGTACACCGGGCGGCACCACCCCGAAGTGCGGGCGCTCGGGTTGGCGCGAGTGCTCGCGGCCAGCTTCGGGCGGTCGACCTGTGCGCTGCTGCTACGGCCGCCCCACGACCTGGACGAGGGCGGTTCGCTGGCGCTGACGCGGGCAGCACAGTGGCTGGTGGACCACGGCCGACTCGCGGTGTGGATCTGCGGTGGAGCGCTGCCGGCGGTCGAGCACCCGCCGGAGGCGGTGGTGGCTCAGCCTGTCGGCAACGCCTCGGCCAAGGTCGGCAGACCACGGCCCCGCAGCCTCGTCGGCAAGCCTCATCCGACGAGCCGGGCGGAGGTGGCCCTGGAGACCGCCCTGGCCGGCCGGTCGTGGGCGGCCGGGCGAGCGTGGAACCAAACGGTACGCCCCGGGCCGTTGATCAACCCAGTTCGAGTCGACCTGCTGTGGCAGCGGGAACGGTGCATCGTCGAGATCGACGGCGACGACCACCGGACGGTGGGCAAGTACACCGAGGATCGAACCCGCGACGTGATGCTTCAGCTCAACGGGTACGCCGTGCTCCGCTTCACCAACTCACAAGTGCTCGACGATATCGAGAGCGTGCTCGCGATCCTCCAACAATTTCTCGCCACTCGCCGGCGGGCCGGGAAAGGAAACTGA
- a CDS encoding ATP-binding protein, whose protein sequence is MSRAALKALEHLHFNYTPTRNDVWRTPRFHVDGLHQDVFRIILDGLTAAERSPDASPIGVAVPGQRGAGKTHLLSRVRELTQLRGGYFFLVNLLDAKTFWRSVAASVVAGLNQPIDQDGTTQLHAFLQRLTDPLDLPVVSRMAVTGRAPITRERLDEFAAALGSRSRQMGLGARETARALALLASSDPRGQDIAGSYLLADDEAEAGERTRWGIRPARRLPQELVSDISRLLALTGPAVIAVDQVDGLIAQVSKQSHVTAAPDPDPDPDRWQEAVQLDQVASGLMELRELTQRTITVLSLLPVSWALIKSNAVDTAQDRFRETAILEPIRDANVGRALIERRLTAHYDEVGFTPPHPTWPVRPEAFAAAADFTPRQLLINVENHIRSCVLTGEVTELTTLTTTSETTAPAPAPAPAPADHSALQKLDQRYAELRAQATVAGLLDPANEDKEVPPLLAAGLDAWTREGAGGEFEQDTIPARKPHLHARLRRTLDEATGAEAHWAFRAIASQHYNAELARLRNACVTAGLAHGVDQRHLFVLRNDEWSDSPKRRRAVDDFVAAGGRTLRVSEDDLRSLVALRSLLAEEPAGLQAWLADRRPASHIALLATALADAGREPPAGASPALPGASPALPVASPETAEEQPETPAEQSQTPAESTETAPDPVAAAPPDGVYLRVGVDFDQADPIYLELAALRKHVAIFAGSGSGKTVLIRRLVEECALLGVSAIVLDPNNDLARLGDAWPDEPPAWSGGDADAAADYFDSTEVVIWTPGRESGRPLTFQPLPEFSGVRDDPDEFSQAVDSAVDALAPRAKVAATTAKAMRGQAVLRQALRHYGRYAGSANLGGLIDLLRDLPDGVSELAGAAAIAADLAENLEAARINDPLFGGAGESADPGTLLTPAPGKRARVSVISFVGLPGDDKRQSFVNQLQLALFSWIKRHPAGDRPLGGLLVMDEAQTLAPSGPITPCTRSTLMLASQARKYGLGLVFATQAPKGLHSQIPGNASTQFFGLLNAPVHIEAAREMARFKGGDVPDISRLSSGQFYMAVEGQPFRKARTPLCLSHHPASPLPAEDVIARAA, encoded by the coding sequence GTGAGCAGGGCGGCGCTTAAGGCGCTCGAGCACCTCCACTTCAACTACACGCCGACCCGGAACGATGTCTGGCGTACTCCGCGGTTCCACGTCGACGGCCTGCACCAGGACGTCTTCCGTATCATCCTCGACGGGCTTACCGCGGCGGAGCGAAGCCCGGACGCCAGCCCGATCGGGGTCGCGGTGCCGGGGCAGCGTGGCGCCGGCAAGACCCATCTGCTCAGCCGGGTGCGCGAGCTGACTCAGCTACGGGGAGGTTACTTCTTCCTGGTCAACCTGCTCGACGCCAAGACCTTCTGGCGCAGCGTCGCCGCGTCGGTGGTGGCCGGCCTGAACCAGCCGATCGACCAGGACGGTACGACCCAACTGCACGCGTTCCTGCAACGACTCACCGACCCGCTCGACCTGCCAGTGGTGAGCCGGATGGCGGTGACCGGTCGGGCACCGATCACCCGGGAGAGACTGGACGAGTTCGCCGCCGCTTTGGGCAGCCGAAGCCGCCAGATGGGGCTTGGTGCTCGGGAGACGGCTCGGGCGCTGGCGCTGCTCGCCAGCTCCGACCCGCGGGGGCAGGACATCGCCGGGTCGTACCTGCTCGCCGATGACGAGGCGGAGGCCGGCGAACGGACCCGCTGGGGGATCCGGCCGGCCCGGCGGCTACCGCAGGAACTTGTCTCGGACATCTCCCGGCTGCTGGCGCTGACCGGACCTGCGGTGATCGCGGTGGACCAGGTCGACGGCCTGATCGCGCAGGTGTCGAAGCAGAGCCACGTCACCGCCGCCCCCGACCCGGACCCGGACCCGGACCGGTGGCAGGAGGCGGTCCAGCTGGATCAGGTCGCCAGCGGCCTGATGGAGTTGCGGGAGCTGACCCAGCGCACAATCACCGTACTCTCGCTACTGCCGGTCTCCTGGGCGTTGATCAAGAGCAACGCGGTCGACACCGCGCAGGACCGGTTCCGAGAGACCGCCATCCTCGAGCCGATCCGGGACGCGAACGTCGGCCGTGCGTTGATCGAGCGGCGGCTCACGGCGCACTATGACGAGGTCGGGTTCACGCCCCCGCACCCGACCTGGCCGGTGCGCCCGGAGGCGTTCGCCGCCGCCGCCGACTTCACCCCGCGGCAGCTACTCATCAACGTCGAGAACCATATCCGGTCGTGTGTCCTCACCGGCGAGGTCACTGAGCTGACCACGCTCACCACCACCAGCGAGACCACGGCACCGGCTCCCGCGCCCGCCCCGGCACCGGCGGACCACTCGGCCCTGCAGAAGCTGGACCAGCGGTACGCGGAGCTGCGGGCGCAGGCCACGGTGGCCGGGCTGCTCGACCCGGCCAACGAGGACAAAGAAGTGCCGCCGCTGCTCGCCGCTGGCTTGGACGCGTGGACCAGGGAGGGCGCCGGCGGCGAGTTCGAACAGGACACCATCCCGGCGCGGAAGCCCCACCTGCACGCCCGGCTGCGGCGAACCCTCGACGAGGCGACCGGCGCCGAAGCCCACTGGGCATTCCGGGCCATCGCCTCGCAGCATTACAACGCCGAACTGGCTCGGTTGCGCAACGCCTGTGTCACCGCCGGCCTGGCCCACGGGGTCGACCAGCGGCACCTGTTCGTCCTGCGCAACGACGAATGGTCGGACAGCCCCAAGCGTCGCCGCGCGGTCGACGACTTCGTCGCGGCTGGCGGGCGAACGCTGCGGGTCAGCGAGGATGACCTGCGTAGCCTGGTCGCGCTGCGGAGCCTGCTCGCCGAGGAGCCGGCCGGCCTGCAAGCCTGGCTGGCCGACCGGCGCCCGGCCTCGCACATCGCCCTGCTGGCGACCGCGCTCGCCGACGCCGGCCGGGAGCCACCCGCCGGAGCCTCACCGGCCCTACCCGGAGCCTCACCGGCCCTACCCGTGGCATCGCCGGAGACCGCGGAGGAGCAGCCGGAGACCCCCGCGGAGCAGTCACAGACCCCTGCGGAGTCAACCGAGACCGCCCCCGACCCGGTGGCAGCTGCGCCACCGGACGGGGTGTATCTGCGGGTGGGTGTCGACTTTGACCAAGCCGACCCCATCTACCTGGAGTTGGCGGCGCTGCGTAAACACGTCGCCATCTTCGCCGGATCCGGGTCGGGCAAGACCGTACTGATCAGGCGGTTGGTTGAGGAGTGCGCGCTGCTGGGTGTCTCCGCGATCGTGCTCGACCCCAACAACGACCTCGCCCGGCTCGGTGATGCCTGGCCGGATGAGCCGCCCGCGTGGAGCGGCGGCGACGCCGATGCGGCGGCCGACTACTTCGACTCGACCGAGGTGGTGATCTGGACCCCGGGGCGGGAGAGTGGCCGGCCGCTGACCTTCCAGCCGCTGCCAGAATTCAGCGGCGTCCGCGACGACCCGGACGAATTCAGCCAGGCGGTCGACAGCGCGGTGGACGCGCTGGCGCCACGAGCTAAGGTCGCCGCCACCACCGCCAAGGCGATGCGGGGGCAGGCGGTGCTGCGGCAGGCTCTACGGCACTACGGCCGGTACGCCGGGTCGGCGAACCTGGGTGGCCTCATCGACCTGTTGCGGGACCTTCCGGACGGGGTGAGCGAACTGGCCGGTGCCGCCGCGATCGCTGCCGACCTGGCGGAGAACCTGGAGGCCGCCCGGATCAACGACCCGCTCTTCGGCGGGGCAGGGGAGTCCGCCGACCCGGGTACGCTGCTCACCCCGGCGCCGGGCAAGCGGGCCCGGGTCTCGGTCATCAGCTTCGTCGGGCTACCCGGCGACGACAAGCGGCAGAGCTTCGTCAACCAGCTCCAGTTGGCACTCTTCTCCTGGATCAAACGCCACCCGGCCGGCGACCGGCCGCTGGGCGGGCTGCTGGTGATGGACGAGGCGCAGACGCTGGCACCGTCTGGCCCGATCACGCCCTGCACCCGCAGCACCCTGATGCTCGCCTCACAGGCCCGCAAGTACGGCCTGGGTCTGGTCTTCGCCACACAGGCGCCGAAGGGGCTGCACAGCCAGATCCCGGGCAACGCATCGACCCAGTTCTTCGGGCTGTTGAACGCTCCGGTGCACATCGAGGCGGCCCGGGAGATGGCCCGGTTCAAGGGCGGCGATGTGCCGGACATCTCCCGGCTGAGCAGCGGCCAGTTCTATATGGCGGTCGAAGGCCAGCCGTTCCGCAAGGCCCGGACGCCGCTCTGCCTCTCCCACCACCCCGCCAGCCCACTGCCCGCCGAAGACGTCATCGCCCGCGCAGCCTAG